The following proteins are encoded in a genomic region of Paenibacillus sp. FSL H3-0469:
- a CDS encoding YheC/YheD family protein produces MRIQRVSSKWAKTKVILQNRQLSVYIPETRKYSLEDLKEMLHLHGTVYIKPDRGTYGSGVMRAEQRIVHLSPSGQQPETREPVTAAPDSEAEVPAEPKLMYILRYAKDAEVFNSPEELHAALVPRIRDRSYLVQQGIDLLQHQDRPFDLRVLTQKNPQGSWETTGMLGRVAAPQKVITNYHSGGSVFPVDTLFKEHMTSDELSATTQQLKSLGVRIGAQLETAYPGLKELGLDVAIDQHHDLWLLEVNTLPSIIVFKLFPNKAIYRRIHRYAVAYGRLKPNRKSVSSRRKRISNV; encoded by the coding sequence ATGAGGATTCAACGCGTGTCCAGCAAATGGGCAAAAACGAAAGTCATTCTGCAAAACCGTCAGCTCTCGGTCTATATCCCGGAAACGCGCAAATACAGCCTGGAGGATCTGAAAGAAATGCTTCATCTGCACGGCACGGTATATATAAAGCCCGACCGCGGCACCTATGGCAGCGGAGTAATGAGAGCCGAGCAGAGGATTGTACACCTAAGTCCCAGTGGACAGCAGCCGGAGACACGTGAACCGGTGACAGCTGCTCCGGACAGTGAAGCAGAAGTACCGGCAGAGCCGAAGCTGATGTATATTCTCAGGTATGCGAAGGACGCCGAGGTCTTTAATAGCCCCGAAGAGCTTCATGCCGCACTGGTACCACGGATTAGAGACCGCAGCTATCTGGTCCAGCAGGGCATTGATCTGCTGCAGCATCAGGATCGTCCCTTCGACCTGCGGGTGCTTACCCAGAAGAATCCCCAGGGCAGCTGGGAGACTACGGGCATGCTTGGAAGGGTCGCCGCACCGCAGAAGGTAATCACGAATTATCACAGCGGGGGCAGTGTTTTTCCGGTAGATACCCTGTTCAAGGAGCATATGACCAGTGACGAACTGTCTGCGACTACCCAGCAGCTCAAATCTCTGGGCGTCCGGATCGGAGCTCAGCTCGAAACGGCTTATCCAGGTCTTAAGGAGCTGGGGCTTGATGTAGCCATCGACCAGCATCACGATCTATGGCTGCTTGAAGTAAACACCTTACCCTCCATCATTGTCTTCAAATTGTTCCCGAACAAAGCAATTTACCGCAGAATCCACCGTTATGCTGTGGCCTATGGCCGGTTGAAGCCTAACCGGAAGTCCGTAAGCAGCCGCCGCAAGCGAATATCGAACGTCTAG
- the gyrA gene encoding DNA gyrase subunit A — protein MAEQNNPQVKDRDIGVEMRESFMDYAMSIIVSRALPDVRDGLKPVHRRILFAMSELGMSSDKPHKKSARIVGEVIGKYHPHGDSAVYETMVRMAQDFSMRYMLVDGHGNFGSIDGDMAAAMRYTEARLSKIAGEMLRDLNKETVDFAPNYDGEENEPVVLPARYPNLLVNGVGGIAVGMATNIPPHNLGEVIDGVQAMIKNPDITPMELMEYIQGPDFPTAGYILGREGIRQAYRTGRGSVTMRAKAVIEENNGKARIIVHELPYQVNKARLVEKIAELVREKRIEGITDLRDESDRNGMRVVVEMRRDVNPSVVLNNLYKHTSMQSTFGINMLAIVNNEPKILNLRDVLYHYLQHQIEVIRRRTIFDLKKAEARAHILEGLRIALDHLDEVIALIRASRTTDIAREGLMETFSLSVEQAQAILDMRMQRLTGLEREKIENEYNELLAKIAEYREILANEHLVLDIISNELQEIRDKYSDDRRTEITVGEESILDEDLIPREEVVITITHTGYIKRLPVNTYRSQKRGGRGVIGMDTKDQDFVEHLFVSNSHNYLMFFTDKGKVYRIKAYEIPELGRTARGTPIINLIQIEQGEKISAVIQVEEADSDKYLFFATREGIVKKTPLEDYNNIRKGGLIAINLREEDSLIEVKLTDGEQNLIIGTARGMSITFSENDVRSMGRSATGVKGITLDSNDHVIGMDCVDQELEVLIVTTKGYGKRTPAADYRSQTRGGKGIKTINLTDKNGPVVGLKVVKQDEDLMIITTSGTLIRTSMDGISTMGRYAQGVKLINIREDDAVATLCRADKEDEELSEHEDGEDIQGAPVEGEGGIEASQPEADALNEEDNLE, from the coding sequence ATGGCTGAACAAAATAACCCGCAAGTCAAAGATCGGGACATTGGCGTGGAAATGCGCGAATCCTTTATGGATTACGCAATGAGCATCATTGTAAGCCGGGCTTTGCCGGATGTGCGGGATGGACTTAAGCCTGTTCACCGACGCATTTTGTTTGCGATGTCGGAACTTGGTATGTCCTCGGATAAGCCACATAAGAAGTCGGCTAGAATCGTCGGTGAGGTTATCGGTAAGTATCATCCTCACGGTGACTCAGCAGTCTATGAAACAATGGTACGTATGGCACAGGACTTCTCCATGCGCTATATGCTTGTAGACGGTCATGGTAACTTCGGTTCCATAGACGGAGATATGGCGGCTGCAATGCGTTATACAGAAGCACGTTTGTCCAAAATTGCCGGAGAAATGCTCCGTGACCTGAACAAGGAGACCGTTGACTTCGCGCCTAACTATGACGGTGAAGAGAACGAGCCTGTAGTCTTGCCGGCGCGTTATCCCAATCTGCTGGTTAATGGTGTAGGCGGGATTGCGGTGGGGATGGCAACCAATATTCCTCCGCATAATCTCGGTGAGGTAATTGACGGTGTGCAGGCGATGATCAAGAATCCTGATATTACGCCTATGGAGCTTATGGAATATATTCAAGGCCCGGATTTCCCGACGGCCGGATATATTCTGGGCCGTGAAGGCATCCGTCAGGCCTACCGCACTGGACGCGGATCGGTTACTATGCGTGCCAAAGCGGTTATTGAAGAGAATAACGGCAAGGCCCGGATTATTGTGCATGAGCTTCCTTACCAGGTCAATAAGGCCCGGCTCGTGGAGAAGATTGCGGAACTGGTGCGTGAGAAGCGCATCGAGGGCATTACGGATCTGCGTGATGAGTCTGACCGTAACGGAATGCGCGTAGTGGTTGAAATGAGACGGGATGTGAATCCGAGCGTTGTACTCAACAATCTCTACAAGCATACTTCCATGCAGTCCACCTTCGGGATCAACATGCTGGCTATTGTCAACAATGAACCGAAGATTCTGAATCTGCGCGATGTACTGTATCACTATCTGCAGCATCAGATCGAAGTCATCCGCCGCCGGACAATCTTCGACCTTAAGAAGGCGGAAGCACGGGCGCATATTCTGGAAGGGCTGCGTATTGCCCTGGATCATTTGGATGAAGTCATTGCCCTGATCCGCGCCTCACGCACAACCGACATTGCCCGGGAAGGTCTGATGGAGACCTTCAGTCTGAGCGTAGAGCAGGCCCAGGCGATCCTCGATATGCGGATGCAGCGACTGACCGGTCTGGAACGTGAGAAGATCGAGAATGAATATAACGAGCTGTTGGCCAAAATAGCCGAATACCGTGAGATTCTGGCCAATGAGCATCTCGTGCTGGATATTATCAGCAATGAGCTGCAGGAGATCCGGGATAAATACTCCGATGACCGCCGTACAGAAATCACCGTTGGGGAAGAAAGCATCCTCGACGAGGATCTGATTCCGCGTGAAGAGGTTGTCATCACGATTACCCACACCGGTTATATCAAACGTCTTCCGGTCAACACCTACCGCAGCCAGAAGCGCGGCGGACGCGGTGTCATCGGGATGGACACCAAGGACCAGGACTTTGTGGAGCATCTCTTCGTGAGTAACTCCCATAACTACCTGATGTTCTTCACTGATAAGGGTAAGGTGTACCGGATTAAGGCCTATGAGATTCCGGAGCTTGGACGGACTGCCCGGGGAACGCCGATCATCAACCTGATTCAAATCGAGCAGGGCGAGAAGATCAGCGCGGTCATCCAGGTGGAGGAAGCGGACAGTGACAAGTACCTGTTCTTCGCTACCCGTGAGGGGATTGTGAAGAAGACGCCTCTGGAGGATTACAACAACATCCGTAAGGGTGGTCTGATTGCAATCAATCTCCGTGAGGAGGATTCACTGATTGAGGTGAAGCTGACGGATGGTGAGCAGAATCTGATAATCGGTACTGCACGCGGAATGTCGATTACCTTCTCGGAGAATGATGTACGTTCCATGGGCCGCAGTGCTACGGGGGTTAAGGGGATCACGCTTGATTCCAATGACCATGTTATTGGCATGGACTGCGTAGACCAGGAGCTTGAGGTACTGATCGTAACCACCAAGGGCTATGGTAAGCGGACACCTGCTGCTGACTACCGGTCCCAGACCCGCGGGGGTAAAGGTATCAAGACTATTAACCTTACGGATAAGAACGGGCCGGTTGTCGGGCTGAAGGTCGTCAAGCAGGACGAGGACCTGATGATTATTACGACCAGCGGTACCCTGATCCGTACCAGCATGGACGGAATATCCACCATGGGCCGTTATGCGCAGGGTGTTAAGCTGATTAACATCCGTGAGGATGATGCTGTAGCTACACTATGCAGAGCGGACAAAGAGGATGAAGAGCTGTCTGAGCATGAGGACGGCGAAGACATTCAAGGAGCTCCTGTAGAAGGCGAAGGCGGTATTGAAGCCAGCCAGCCTGAAGCGGATGCCTTGAACGAAGAAGACAACCTCGAATAA
- a CDS encoding HD-GYP domain-containing protein, translated as MPNISVGEIKAGSKIIKDVITPLGGVLFGKGKIILPRDIEILQAFLIGQVEIEGAQGEDKPAESAKPAVKQQAAKAGALINESVLAKSNSPLHDEYEKMLVLIKQSYRAAAAAALPIFELRSQLELLITHLKDYHVLKFAPRVLIDQEYNYHNAVLSALTSYRIAQWCGYPQKDWMQAAFAGLLHDIGNIKVDEALLQKPTPLSGAEIDEVRRHTTYGYQLLRNVTAINEGVRLAALQHHEKIDGSGYPLRLDGSQIHFYAKIVAVADIFHAMTLGKAYRKAQSPYLVLEQLQKESFGKLDPVIVQTFIQKTTDLYNGTRIRLSDGRHGEIIFTDRNNPTRPMIQVEGNIVNLINERELHIQEIIA; from the coding sequence ATGCCAAACATATCCGTTGGAGAGATTAAAGCGGGTTCAAAGATTATAAAGGATGTAATTACTCCTTTAGGAGGGGTATTGTTCGGGAAGGGCAAGATCATTCTCCCCCGGGATATTGAGATTTTGCAGGCTTTTTTAATCGGACAGGTTGAGATTGAAGGGGCTCAAGGGGAAGACAAACCGGCAGAGAGCGCTAAACCGGCAGTGAAGCAGCAAGCGGCCAAGGCAGGTGCTCTGATTAATGAATCAGTGCTGGCCAAGAGTAATTCTCCGCTTCACGATGAGTATGAGAAAATGCTGGTGCTTATCAAGCAAAGCTACCGTGCAGCGGCCGCTGCGGCTCTTCCGATCTTCGAACTGCGGAGTCAGCTGGAGCTGCTGATTACCCATTTGAAAGATTACCATGTCTTAAAGTTTGCTCCGCGTGTGCTAATTGACCAGGAATATAACTATCATAATGCTGTTTTGTCTGCCTTGACCTCCTACCGAATTGCCCAGTGGTGCGGATATCCGCAGAAGGACTGGATGCAGGCTGCTTTTGCCGGCTTGCTGCACGATATAGGTAACATTAAGGTAGACGAAGCGCTGCTGCAGAAACCAACCCCTCTAAGCGGTGCAGAGATTGACGAGGTACGCAGGCACACTACATACGGTTATCAGTTGCTGCGCAATGTTACAGCCATTAACGAAGGGGTAAGACTCGCCGCCTTGCAGCACCATGAGAAGATAGACGGTTCAGGGTATCCGCTTAGGCTGGATGGCAGCCAGATTCATTTCTACGCCAAGATTGTGGCAGTCGCCGATATCTTCCATGCCATGACGCTGGGAAAAGCCTACAGAAAGGCACAGTCGCCATATCTGGTATTGGAGCAGCTGCAGAAGGAGAGCTTCGGGAAGCTCGATCCGGTAATCGTACAGACCTTCATTCAAAAGACGACAGACCTATATAACGGTACACGGATACGGCTCAGCGATGGACGTCACGGGGAAATCATCTTTACCGATCGTAACAACCCGACAAGACCCATGATTCAAGTTGAAGGAAACATCGTTAATCTGATCAATGAACGGGAGCTGCACATTCAGGAGATTATTGCTTAA